One window of Bos javanicus breed banteng chromosome 1, ARS-OSU_banteng_1.0, whole genome shotgun sequence genomic DNA carries:
- the USF3 gene encoding basic helix-loop-helix domain-containing protein USF3 isoform X2: MPEMTENETPTKKQHRKKNRETHNAVERHRKKKINAGINRIGELIPCSPALKQSKNMILDQAFKYITELKRQNDELLLNGGNNEQGELCL, encoded by the exons ATGCCagaaatgacagagaatgagactcCTACAAAAAAGCAGCACAG aaagaaaaaccgGGAGACACACAATGCAG TGGAGAGgcatagaaagaagaaaatcaatgCTGGGATAAACAGAATAGGAGAGCTGATCCCATGCTCTCCTGCGCTGAAACAG AGCAAGAATATGATCCTGGACCAAGCCTTTAAGTACATAACAGAATTGAAAAGGCAGAACGATGAACTCCTGCTTAACGGAGGAAACAATGAACAAG